One Longimicrobiaceae bacterium genomic window carries:
- a CDS encoding amino acid permease has translation MSSNLERTLGLRDLVLLVIGSVIGSGIFLVPGIVLKQTGGYVGPMMIVWAVAGVLSLLGALTYGELAAMYPKAGGLYVYVRDAFGPLPAFLLGWTLFFVIGTGAVATLSVAFATYLDHLVPLSPFARRIVPPLMIAVLAAVNVRGARSSASVQNFSTAVKTTAIVAMGVLLVVFGKGLGHGAALWPEKMTGSMLSGLGLAVVGVLWAYEGWQFVTFAAGEVVDPGRTFPRGIFLGTLGVTLIYLLANLGYAAALGPARMAKSTSISADAVGALFGPTAEKLIAAAILVAIFSCANALTFTSPRVFFAMARDGVFFRRLAEVHPRYGSPAFAILAGSAWAMLLTVTGTFEQLLTYVVFAGWIFYALGAMSIFVFRRRLPDAHRPFRVPGYPLTPVAFVLASAAIVLNTLITQPKEAAIGLAVVLAGTPAFYLWRARSRRHRVVETVTDG, from the coding sequence ATGTCTTCGAACCTGGAACGCACGCTCGGGCTGCGGGACCTCGTCCTGCTGGTGATCGGGTCGGTGATCGGCTCGGGCATCTTCCTGGTGCCGGGCATCGTGCTCAAGCAGACAGGCGGGTACGTGGGGCCCATGATGATCGTGTGGGCGGTCGCGGGCGTGCTCTCGCTGCTGGGCGCGCTCACCTACGGCGAGCTCGCGGCCATGTACCCGAAGGCGGGCGGCCTGTACGTGTACGTGCGCGACGCCTTCGGGCCGCTGCCCGCGTTCCTGCTGGGGTGGACGCTCTTCTTCGTGATCGGCACGGGCGCGGTGGCCACGCTGTCCGTCGCCTTCGCCACGTACCTGGACCACCTCGTCCCGCTTTCGCCCTTCGCGCGGCGCATCGTGCCGCCGCTGATGATCGCCGTGCTGGCGGCGGTCAACGTCCGCGGCGCGCGCAGCAGCGCCAGTGTGCAGAACTTCTCCACCGCGGTGAAGACGACCGCCATCGTGGCGATGGGCGTGCTGCTGGTCGTATTCGGGAAGGGCCTGGGCCACGGCGCAGCGCTTTGGCCCGAGAAGATGACGGGGTCGATGCTGTCCGGCCTGGGCCTCGCCGTCGTGGGTGTGCTGTGGGCGTACGAGGGATGGCAGTTCGTGACCTTCGCGGCGGGCGAGGTGGTGGATCCGGGGCGGACCTTCCCGCGCGGCATCTTCCTGGGCACGCTGGGCGTCACGCTCATCTACCTGCTCGCCAACCTGGGCTACGCGGCCGCGCTGGGCCCCGCGCGCATGGCGAAGTCCACCAGCATCTCGGCAGATGCCGTCGGCGCGCTCTTCGGCCCCACGGCCGAGAAGCTGATCGCCGCCGCCATCCTGGTCGCCATCTTCAGCTGCGCCAACGCGCTGACGTTCACGTCGCCGCGGGTGTTCTTCGCCATGGCGCGCGACGGGGTCTTCTTCCGCCGACTGGCGGAGGTGCACCCGCGATACGGAAGCCCGGCCTTCGCCATCCTCGCCGGCTCCGCGTGGGCCATGCTGCTCACGGTCACGGGCACGTTCGAGCAGCTGCTGACGTACGTGGTCTTCGCCGGCTGGATCTTCTACGCGCTGGGCGCGATGAGCATCTTCGTGTTCCGCCGCCGCCTGCCCGACGCGCACCGGCCGTTCCGCGTGCCCGGCTATCCGCTCACGCCGGTCGCCTTCGTGCTCGCGTCGGCCGCCATCGTGCTGAACACGCTGATCACGCAACCGAAAGAAGCCGCTATCGGCCTCGCCGTCGTCCTCGCCGGCACGCCCGCCTTC